The Ornithodoros turicata isolate Travis chromosome 7, ASM3712646v1, whole genome shotgun sequence genome includes a region encoding these proteins:
- the LOC135400258 gene encoding ribosome quality control complex subunit NEMF-like: protein MKSRFSTVDILAMVSELRESVVGMRVTQVYDVDNKTYLFKLNRQEEKSVLLIESGVRFHKTDYAWPKSQQPSGFSMKLRKHLKNKRIESIAQVGVDRIIDIQFGINEAAYHVILELYDKGNIVLTDHEYLILNILRPRTVGTDDDVKFIVREKYPVGSALQDKPMLKEEELQEILQSAKSGDNIKKVLNPKVLYGPAVLDHVLCGQGLSAGSKIGKDIDVSRDMSRILTCLQEAEEVMNAAKDRPCRGYITQKVEKRVQPAEDGSTEIVTYNEFHPFLYRQHESGSFVELPSFSAAVDQFFSSVEMQKISLRAHNQEKEALKKLENIRIDHEKRISALEHVQMEDIKKAELIETNLELVDRALLVLRSALANQIEWNEISVLIKEAQEQGDPVALAIKELKLDVNHFTMYLQDPYETSAGNGMLVSIDLDLSAYSNARKYYDQKKHAAKKQQKTIESSTKAYKSAEKKTKETLKQVALTTNIAKARKAFWFEKFYWFISSEDYLVIGGRDAQQNEMIVKRYMKPGDVYVHADLHGASSIIIKNPGGNPVPPKTLNEAGTMAICYSAAWDAKVVTSAWWVYHHQVSKTAPTGQFLTPGAFMIRGKKNYLPPSYLIMGFGFMYKLDEDSIERHRGERQTRTSSEDFTLQGDGTDNTADDTEIAVSEQSSSEDEGVAADGDPEMGGAKFPDTVVKLPHEISTIQEAEKDEVEVGEVVYSQPSRSAQVKQKPKVEPKPDVPAEPASESNKPSGVPNRRTKGKLKKIKEKYKDQDEEERQLRMEILKSAGAPKEPKRKGKKAKKLAMAAKSAAVSQAKATAGLQTKSDANPQPQQTVRLPEATSELKGTELKVVDPDAPKDEDDDVEEEVNAGDEDKRLLASLTGCPVPEDGLIFAVPVAAPYIAMQNYKHKVKVTPGTGRRGKAAKTALNVFMLDKATTPRERDLVRAVKDLDISRNLPGKVKLSAPNFQKRK, encoded by the coding sequence ATGAAGTCGAGGTTCAGCACAGTCGATATCCTGGCGATGGTCTCGGAACTGCGCGAGTCTGTCGTCGGCATGCGTGTGACTCAAGTGTATGATGTCGACAACAAAACGTATCTCTTCAAACTGAACAGACAAGAAGAAAAATCTGTACTGTTGATAGAGTCAGGGGTACGATTTCATAAGACAGACTATGCCTGGCCCAAGAGCCAACAGCCATCGGGATTCTCGATGAAATTGCGGAAACACTTGAAGAATAAACGCATCGAAAGCATCGCTCAAGTGGGTGTCGACCGCATAATCGACATTCAGTTCGGTATAAACGAAGCTGCGTACCATGTCATCTTAGAGTTATACGACAAGGGAAATATCGTTTTAACTGACCACGAGTACCTCATTTTAAACATATTGCGTCCACGCACTGTAGGAACGGACGATGACGTAAAATTCATCGTCCGGGAGAAGTACCCAGTAGGGAGTGCTCTACAAGACAAGCCGATGCTGAAAGAAGAGGAGCTCCAAGAAATCCTGCAATCTGCAAAGTCCGGTGACAATATAAAAAAAGTGCTAAACCCTAAGGTACTGTACGGACCAGCGGTCCTTGACCATGTGCTTTGTGGACAAGGGTTAAGCGCGGGCTCTAAAATAGGGAAAGACATTGATGTGTCTCGTGACATGTCGCGAATTTTGACGTGTCTTCAAGAGGCCGAAGAGGTTATGAATGCAGCCAAAGATCGACCGTGCCGAGGTTACATCACCCAGAAGGTGGAGAAACGTGTTCAACCTGCGGAAGATGGCAGCACGGAGATTGTCACATACAACGAGTTCCATCCATTCCTGTACAGGCAGCACGAATCGGGATCTTTCGTTGAGCTTCCGAGCTTTAGTGCTGCTGTCGATCAGTTCTTTTCGAGTGTCGAAATGCAGAAGATCAGTCTGCGTGCTCATAACCAAGAGAAGGAGGCATTGAAGAAGCTAGAGAATATTAGGATTGACCACGAGAAGAGGATATCTGCACTCGAGCACGTTCAGATGGAGGACATCAAGAAGGCTGAACTGATCGAGACAAACTTGGAATTGGTGGATCGTGCCCTTTTGGTACTGCGTAGTGCACTAGCAAATCAGATTGAGTGGAATGAGATATCGGTGCTGATAAAGGAAGCTCAAGAGCAGGGTGATCCGGTTGCACTGGCAATCAAGGAGCTTAAATTAGACGTCAATCACTTCACAATGTACCTCCAAGACCCGTACGAGACTTCGGCGGGTAACGGCATGCTTGTGAGCATTGACCTTGACCTTTCGGCGTACTCCAACGCTCGGAAGTACTACGATCAGAAGAAACACGCCGCAAAGAAACAGCAGAAGACCATAGAATCTTCAACCAAAGCGTACAAATCTGCagagaagaaaacgaaagagaCCCTCAAGCAGGTCGCCCTGACGACCAACATCGCCAAGGCCAGGAAAGCATTCTGGTTCGAGAAATTCTACTGGTTCATAAGCTCCGAAGATTACCTGGTCATAGGGGGCCGGGACGCCCAGCAGAACGAGATGATCGTGAAACGGTACATGAAGCCCGGCGACGTATACGTCCACGCCGACTTGCACGGCGCCAGTAGCATAATCATAAAGAACCCGGGCGGCAACCCTGTGCCACCGAAGACTCTCAACGAGGCGGGAACCATGGCCATCTGTTACAGTGCGGCGTGGGACGCAAAGGTGGTCACCAGTGCCTGGTGGGTGTACCACCATCAGGTTTCGAAGACTGCGCCCACGGGTCAGTTCCTGACGCCTGGTGCCTTCATGATAAGGGGTAAAAAGAATTATCTGCCCCCTTCATATCTGATCATGGGATTTGGCTTCATGTACAAGTTAGATGAAGACAGCATAGAGAGGCATCGGGGTGAGCGCCAAACCCGCACTTCCAGCGAGGACTTCACGCTACAAGGGGACGGCACGGACAATACGGCAGACGACACCGAGATTGCCGTTTCCGAACAGTCGAGCTCGGAGGACGAAGGCGTCGCTGCTGACGGCGACCCTGAAATGGGAGGTGCGAAATTTCCGGACACCGTAGTCAAACTTCCTCACGAAATTTCTACCATTCAGGAGGCTGAAAAAGATGAAGTTGAGGTTGGGGAGGTGGTCTACTCTCAGCCCTCCAGAAGTGCGCAAGTCAAGCAGAAGCCAAAAGTGGAACCGAAACCGGATGTACCTGCTGAACCCGCGTCCGAGAGCAACAAGCCGAGTGGGGTACCGAACCGACGTACGAAAGGTAAACTGAAGAAGATCAAGGAAAAATATAAAGACCAAGACGAAGAGGAACGTCAGCTCCGTATGGAAATTTTAAAATCGGCTGGTGCACCCAAGGAGCCAAAGCGCAAGGGCAAGAAAGCAAAGAAATTGGCAATGGCCGCCAAGTCTGCAGCTGTCTCACAAGCCAAGGCAACTGCTGGTTTGCAGACGAAGTCGGATGCCAATCCTCAGCCACAGCAGACGGTGAGGCTGCCAGAGGCTACGAGTGAATTGAAAGGGACTGAGCTTAAGGTGGTTGATCCTGACGCACCAAAGGATGAAGATGACGATGTAGAAGAGGAAGTTAATGCTGGTGATGAGGACAAGCGACTCCTCGCTTCTCTGACGGGATGCCCTGTGCCGGAAGATGGGCTTATTTTTGCTGTTCCTGTCGCGGCACCATATATTGCTATGCAGAACTACAAGCATAAAGTGAAGGTTACCCCTGGAACGGGGCGTCGCGGAAAGGCGGCGAAGACGGCGCTAAACGTGTTCATGCTGGACAAGGCTACAACGCCGAGGGAAAGGGATCTTGTTCGGGCAGTGAAAGATCTAGACATCTCTAGGAATCTTCCAGGCAAGGTGAAGCTGTCTGCACCAAACTTTCAGAAGCGAAAGTGA